In one Drosophila albomicans strain 15112-1751.03 chromosome X, ASM965048v2, whole genome shotgun sequence genomic region, the following are encoded:
- the LOC117567832 gene encoding GATA zinc finger domain-containing protein 14-like: MTLYGEESSPRFGSGESAVRSRNDYSTLYHDTTLYYNDNLHNNTLYNNTTLYNNTTLYNNTTLYYNDPLHHNNLHYNNLHHNNLHHNNMHHNNLHNNTLYNHTTLYYNHPLCASRYNTTLYNNTTLYNNTTLYYNNLHHNNLHHNNVHHDNMHHNNLHYNNLHHNNLHHNNMHHNNLHNNTLYNNNLHNNTLYNNTTLYNNTTLYYNHPLRASRYNTTLYNNTTLYYHTTLHYNNLHHNNLHHNNLHHNNMHHNNLHNNTLYNNNLHNNTLYNHTTLYNHTTLYYNHPLRASRYNTTLYNNTTLYYHTTLHYNNLHHNNLHHNNVHHDNMHHNNLHYNNLHHNNLHHNNMHHNNLHNNTLYNNNLHNNTLYNHTTLYNHTTLYYNHPLRASRYNTTLYNNTTLYYHTTLHYNNLHHNNLHHNNVHHDNMHHNNVHNNTLYNNTTLYNNTTLYYNDPLRASRYNTTLYNNTTLYYHTTLHHNNLHHNNLHHNNVHHDNVHHDNVHHNNVHNNTLYNNTTLYYNDPLRASIYNTTLYNNTTLYYHTTLYHNNLHHNNMHHNNLHNNTLYNNNLHNNTLYNNTTLYNNTTLYYNDPLRASRYNTTLYNNTTLYYHTSLHHNNLHHDNMHHNNLHNNTLYNNNLHNNTLYNNTTLYHDNMHHDNMHHDNMHHNNLHHDNMRHINSPLCRSYNRSHNNSPLCRSCSASHSVVSRAVVSR, encoded by the exons GTCATCCCCACGTTTTGGAAGCGGAGAATCCGCCGTGCGATCACGAAACGACTACTCCACCCTGTACCACGACACCACCCTGTACTACAACGACAACTTGCACAACAACACCCTGTACAACAACACCACCCTGTACAACAACACCACCCTGTACAACAACACCACCCTGTACTACAACGACCCCTTGCACCACAACAACCTGCACTACAACAACCTGCACCACAACAACctgcaccacaacaacatgcaCCACAACAACTTGCACAACAACACCCTGTACAACCACACCACCCTGTACTACAACCACCCCTTGTGCGCATCAAGATACAACACCACCCTGTACAACAACACCACCCTGTACAACAACACCACCCTGTACTACAACAACCTGCACCACAACAACCTGCACCACAACAACGTGCACCACGACAACATGCACCACAACAACCTGCACTACAACAACCTGCACCACAACAACctgcaccacaacaacatgcaCCACAACAACTTGCACAACAACACcctgtacaacaacaacttgcacAACAACACCCTGTACAACAACACCACCCTGTACAACAACACCACCCTGTACTACAACCACCCCTTGCGCGCATCAAGATACAACACCACCCTGTACAACAACACCACCCTGTACTACCACACCACCTTGCACTACAACAACCTGCACCACAACAAC CTGCACCACAACAACctgcaccacaacaacatgcaCCACAACAACTTGCACAACAACACcctgtacaacaacaacttgcacAACAACACCCTGTACAACCACACCACCCTGTACAACCACACCACCCTGTACTACAACCACCCCTTGCGCGCATCAAGATACAACACCACCCTGTACAACAACACCACCCTGTACTACCACACCACCTTGCACTACAACAACCTGCACCACAACAACCTGCACCACAACAACGTGCACCACGACAACATGCACCACAACAACCTGCACTACAACAACCTGCACCACAACAACctgcaccacaacaacatgcaCCACAACAACTTGCACAACAACACcctgtacaacaacaacttgcacAACAACACCCTGTACAACCACACCACCCTGTACAACCACACCACCCTGTACTACAACCACCCCTTGCGCGCATCAAGATACAACACCACCCTGTACAACAACACCACCCTGTACTACCACACCACCTTGCACTACAACAACCTGCACCACAACAACCTGCACCACAACAACGTGCACCACGACAACATGCACCACAACAAC GTGCACAACAACACCCTGTACAACAACACCACCCTGTACAACAACACCACCCTGTACTACAACGACCCCTTGCGCGCATCAAGATACAACACCACCCTGTACAACAACACCACCCTGTACTACCACACCACCTTGCACCACAACAACCTGCACCACAACAACCTGCACCACAACAACGTGCACCACGACAACGTGCACCACGACAACGTGCACCACAACAACGTGCACAACAACACCCTGTACAACAACACCACCCTGTACTACAACGACCCCTTGCGCGCATCAATATACAACACCACCCTGTACAACAACACCACCCTGTACTACCACACCACCTTGTACCACAACAACctgcaccacaacaacatgcaCCACAACAACTTGCACAACAACACcctgtacaacaacaacttgcacAACAACACCCTGTACAACAACACCACCCTGTACAACAACACCACCCTGTACTACAACGACCCCTTGCGCGCATCAAGATACAACACCACCCTGTACAACAACACCACCCTGTACTACCACACCTCCTTGCACCACAACAACCTGCACCACGACAACATGCACCACAACAACTTGCACAACAACACcctgtacaacaacaacttgcacAACAACACCCTGTACAACAACACCACCTTGTACCACGACAACATGCACCACGACAACATGCACCACGACAACATGCACCACAACAACTTGCACCACGACAACATGCGCCACATCAACAGTCCGCTCTGCCGCAGCTATAATCgaagccacaacaacagtcCGCTCTGTCGCAGCTGTAGTGCAAGCCACAGTGTCGTATCCAGAGCTGTTGTCAGCCGATGA